One genomic window of Sphingobacterium oryzagri includes the following:
- a CDS encoding SGNH/GDSL hydrolase family protein, whose product MESRRKFLTKSLLGIGATAVVAPSIFAAEAVTKPTGKISIQPNDIILFQGDSITDAGRKKDNLAANDTAAFGNGYAMMAAGTLLNTHAAHKIKVYNRGISGNRVPDLLNRWEKDALELKPTILSILIGVNDFWRTKDSGAANSPAQYKQQYQQLLERTLKALPQVKLLIGEPFGVKGVKHVTDAWYPDFLGYQQAAKEIAKEFNAVFLPYQAIFEKAGSRADGSYWTTDGVHTTLAGANLMAQSWIDLIK is encoded by the coding sequence ATGGAATCAAGAAGAAAGTTTTTAACCAAAAGTTTGCTGGGCATTGGCGCTACAGCTGTAGTTGCACCGTCTATTTTTGCGGCCGAAGCAGTTACGAAACCTACCGGAAAAATTAGCATACAGCCAAACGATATTATTTTATTTCAGGGAGATTCTATTACGGATGCCGGTCGTAAAAAAGATAATCTGGCGGCCAACGACACTGCTGCTTTCGGCAATGGCTATGCCATGATGGCTGCCGGCACACTGCTCAATACACATGCGGCGCATAAAATCAAGGTTTATAACAGAGGCATCAGTGGCAACCGCGTACCCGATTTACTTAATCGCTGGGAAAAAGATGCGTTGGAACTAAAACCGACAATATTGAGTATTTTAATTGGGGTAAACGATTTTTGGCGAACCAAAGATAGCGGCGCCGCTAACTCGCCCGCACAATACAAACAACAATACCAACAACTGTTAGAACGTACCCTAAAAGCCTTACCGCAGGTAAAACTCCTTATCGGTGAACCCTTTGGCGTAAAAGGCGTAAAGCACGTGACCGATGCGTGGTATCCCGACTTTTTAGGTTATCAGCAGGCAGCTAAAGAAATTGCAAAAGAATTTAATGCTGTATTTCTACCTTATCAAGCCATTTTTGAGAAAGCAGGCAGCCGCGCGGACGGCAGCTACTGGACCACCGATGGCGTACACACGACCTTGGCCGGAGCCAATTTAATGGCACAATCCTGGATAGACCTTATCAAATAA
- a CDS encoding aspartate aminotransferase family protein has product MISNRELFLQNTAQTSTSPRLFEIERAEGVYLFGPNGERYMDLVSGFNVSNIGHRHPKVLQAIQAQLDKYLHVTVYGEFVQAPQVQLATELLAVLPASFESVYFTNSGAESVEGSMKIAKKFTGRKQLIAAEKAYHGSTQGALSLIGNEAYREAYAPLLPEIDFIRFNDIASLDHISTATAAVIIEAIQGEAGVRVPDRTFMQALRKKCDETGALLIFDEIQTGFGRTGKMFAFEHFDIVPDILMLAKGIGGGMPLGAFVASKAIMDVIKDNPMLGHITTFGGHPVSCAAARASLSVIQEEELLAQVPEKAAHFRQLLNHPKIQEIRGLGLMMCLQLQNFDQVYAVSSYCAEKGVMIDWYLHCETALRVAPPLTISLSEIEEACKIIREGIEKFC; this is encoded by the coding sequence ATGATTAGCAATAGAGAACTTTTTCTTCAAAATACGGCGCAAACATCCACTTCGCCAAGGTTGTTTGAGATAGAACGCGCAGAAGGCGTTTATCTTTTTGGCCCGAATGGTGAGCGATACATGGATCTCGTATCAGGTTTCAACGTCAGCAATATTGGTCATCGGCACCCCAAGGTGCTGCAAGCCATACAAGCGCAACTGGATAAATATCTACACGTAACGGTTTATGGCGAATTTGTGCAGGCACCGCAGGTACAACTGGCTACCGAACTGCTGGCCGTACTTCCCGCTTCTTTTGAATCGGTATATTTTACCAATAGCGGTGCCGAATCGGTAGAAGGATCGATGAAAATCGCGAAGAAATTTACGGGTCGCAAGCAGCTGATCGCAGCCGAGAAAGCATATCATGGCAGCACGCAAGGCGCATTGAGCCTCATCGGCAATGAAGCCTACCGCGAAGCCTATGCACCGCTACTGCCCGAGATCGACTTTATTCGCTTTAACGATATCGCATCATTGGATCATATCAGCACCGCAACAGCAGCCGTCATTATCGAAGCGATCCAGGGTGAAGCAGGCGTACGCGTCCCAGATCGAACGTTTATGCAAGCTTTGCGTAAAAAATGTGACGAAACAGGCGCATTGCTGATCTTTGACGAAATACAAACAGGCTTTGGCCGCACCGGAAAAATGTTTGCCTTTGAACATTTTGACATCGTTCCAGATATTTTGATGCTCGCTAAAGGCATCGGCGGCGGCATGCCATTGGGTGCATTTGTAGCGAGCAAAGCAATCATGGACGTCATCAAAGACAACCCTATGCTTGGTCATATCACCACCTTCGGTGGGCACCCGGTGAGTTGTGCCGCAGCGCGTGCTTCGTTATCCGTTATTCAGGAAGAAGAGTTGCTGGCGCAGGTTCCAGAGAAAGCGGCTCACTTTCGCCAGTTGCTAAATCATCCAAAAATTCAGGAGATCAGAGGATTAGGCTTGATGATGTGCCTGCAATTGCAAAATTTCGATCAGGTGTATGCCGTGAGCAGCTACTGTGCTGAAAAGGGCGTGATGATCGACTGGTATTTACATTGTGAGACGGCACTGCGCGTGGCACCGCCGCTTACCATATCGCTTTCGGAGATTGAAGAAGCTTGTAAAATAATTCGCGAAGGGATTGAAAAATTCTGTTAA
- a CDS encoding RNA polymerase sigma factor: MEDALIISKFADERTREEAFGYLLKKYQQKIYWHVRRMVIDHDDADDVVQDVFIKVWRNLEKFREDAQLYTWLYRIATNECITFLNKKKQKQNLSLDDDSSAYLADTLAEGSYFNGDKAQLKLQQALLMLPEKQRLVFNMKYFEDLKYDEISEILGTSVGALKASYHLAVKKIENFFSSND; encoded by the coding sequence ATGGAAGACGCCTTAATCATATCAAAATTTGCTGATGAACGCACACGCGAAGAGGCGTTTGGCTATTTACTCAAAAAATACCAACAAAAAATATACTGGCATGTTCGTCGCATGGTGATTGACCATGATGATGCGGATGATGTAGTTCAGGATGTATTTATTAAAGTATGGCGCAACCTCGAAAAATTTAGAGAAGATGCCCAACTCTATACCTGGCTATACCGCATCGCCACCAACGAATGCATCACCTTTCTTAACAAGAAAAAACAAAAGCAGAATCTGTCGTTGGATGACGACAGTTCTGCTTACTTAGCCGATACGCTTGCTGAAGGAAGCTATTTCAATGGTGACAAAGCGCAGCTTAAATTACAGCAAGCACTTTTGATGCTGCCTGAAAAACAACGGTTGGTATTTAATATGAAATATTTTGAAGATCTTAAATACGATGAGATTTCAGAAATCCTGGGAACCAGTGTGGGCGCACTTAAAGCATCCTACCATCTCGCTGTTAAAAAAATAGAAAACTTTTTTTCTTCGAATGATTAA
- a CDS encoding transketolase family protein, giving the protein MKKYTYTESKDTRSGFGAGLLEAGKQNENVVALCADLVGSLKMNDFIKAFPERFFQIGIAEANMMGIAAGLTIGGKIPFTGTFANFSTGRVYDQIRQSIAYSDKNVKICASHAGLTLGEDGATHQILEDIGLMKMLPGMTVINPCDFNQTKAATMAIANYEGPVYLRFGRPVVPNFTPADQTFEIGKAVLLNEGTDVTIIATGHLVWEAIQAGEELEKLGINAEIINIHTIKPLDEEAVLNSVSKTGCVVTAEEHNRLGGLGDSVAQLLATKKPTPQEYVAVNDSFGESGTPAQLMEKYGLNASSIVAAARKVIARK; this is encoded by the coding sequence ATGAAAAAATATACATACACAGAATCAAAAGATACCCGTTCTGGTTTTGGCGCCGGGCTGTTAGAGGCAGGTAAACAAAACGAAAATGTGGTAGCTTTATGTGCCGACCTTGTCGGTTCGTTAAAAATGAACGACTTCATCAAAGCATTTCCAGAGCGTTTCTTCCAAATTGGTATTGCGGAAGCCAACATGATGGGTATCGCAGCTGGATTGACGATCGGCGGAAAAATCCCTTTTACCGGTACATTCGCCAACTTTTCTACCGGCCGTGTATACGATCAAATCCGTCAATCTATCGCTTATTCAGACAAAAATGTGAAGATTTGTGCTTCACACGCTGGTCTTACGCTGGGTGAAGATGGCGCAACACACCAAATTCTGGAAGATATTGGCTTAATGAAAATGTTACCAGGCATGACGGTTATTAACCCTTGCGACTTTAACCAAACGAAAGCCGCTACGATGGCGATCGCCAACTACGAAGGTCCGGTTTATTTGCGCTTTGGCCGTCCGGTGGTTCCTAACTTTACGCCTGCCGATCAAACATTTGAGATCGGAAAAGCCGTGTTGTTAAACGAAGGCACAGATGTCACGATCATCGCTACCGGACACTTGGTGTGGGAAGCGATCCAAGCAGGTGAAGAGCTGGAAAAATTAGGCATCAACGCCGAAATCATCAATATCCACACGATCAAACCACTGGATGAAGAAGCCGTTTTAAACTCGGTTAGCAAAACAGGTTGTGTTGTTACAGCAGAAGAACACAATCGCTTAGGCGGTTTGGGCGACAGCGTGGCACAGTTATTGGCAACTAAAAAACCGACACCGCAAGAGTATGTTGCTGTAAACGACAGCTTCGGCGAGTCAGGAACACCGGCACAGCTGATGGAAAAATATGGTTTAAATGCTAGTTCTATCGTGGCTGCTGCCCGTAAAGTAATTGCAAGAAAATAA
- a CDS encoding transketolase → MSADINKLEQIASQVRRDIVRMVHACQSGHPGGSLGCTDYFVALYFHAMKHDPSFNMNGVGEDLFFLSNGHISPVFYSTLARAGYFPISELSTFRKIDSRLQGHPTTHEHLPGIRIASGSLGQGLSVAIGAAQAKKLNKDNSLVYVLMGDGELQEGQVWEAALYAPHNKMDNIIAAIDYNGAQIDGSTEQVLSLGNLRAKWEAFGWDVLDIEKGNDMTTIIQGLEEAKARTGQGKPVIILLHTEMGNGVDYMMGSHKWHGVAPNDEQLELALNQLPRTIGDY, encoded by the coding sequence ATGAGTGCAGATATCAACAAACTTGAACAGATCGCATCGCAAGTAAGACGTGACATTGTTCGTATGGTACATGCTTGTCAGTCTGGTCACCCAGGGGGCTCGCTCGGTTGTACAGATTACTTTGTAGCCTTATACTTCCACGCGATGAAACATGATCCAAGTTTCAACATGAATGGCGTTGGCGAAGATTTATTCTTCTTATCAAATGGTCACATTTCTCCAGTTTTCTACAGTACGTTAGCGCGCGCAGGTTATTTTCCGATCAGCGAATTAAGTACGTTCAGAAAAATTGACTCACGCCTTCAAGGTCACCCGACGACCCACGAGCATCTACCGGGTATCCGCATTGCCTCTGGTTCATTAGGTCAAGGTTTATCCGTAGCTATTGGTGCGGCACAAGCTAAAAAACTCAACAAAGATAATAGCTTGGTTTACGTATTGATGGGCGATGGCGAACTTCAAGAAGGACAGGTATGGGAAGCGGCATTGTACGCACCGCATAACAAGATGGACAACATCATTGCTGCCATCGACTACAACGGCGCCCAAATTGATGGGTCTACCGAGCAGGTATTGTCATTAGGCAATCTGCGTGCAAAATGGGAAGCTTTTGGCTGGGATGTATTGGATATCGAAAAAGGAAACGATATGACCACGATTATCCAGGGCTTGGAAGAAGCAAAAGCACGCACCGGCCAAGGCAAACCCGTGATTATTCTATTGCACACCGAAATGGGTAATGGCGTAGATTACATGATGGGATCGCACAAATGGCATGGTGTTGCTCCAAACGACGAGCAATTGGAACTTGCCTTAAACCAACTTCCTAGAACAATCGGAGATTATTAA
- a CDS encoding NifU family protein produces the protein MATINVYTESTPNPSTMKFLVNKLLINGSLDYPNKEKAQESDFARELFKFNFVDGVFFASNFVTVTKADGVEWGDIEPLLKDFVKGAVESELAVKPVEHSEDVDFEGTETEVKIQQVLHDYVRPAVEQDGGAIAYKAFENGVVTVELRGSCSGCPSSTITLKAGIEGLLKRMVPEVEEVVAEAM, from the coding sequence ATGGCAACGATTAACGTATATACAGAATCCACTCCAAACCCTTCAACGATGAAGTTTTTGGTCAATAAATTATTGATCAACGGCAGTTTGGATTACCCCAATAAAGAGAAAGCACAGGAATCGGATTTCGCGAGAGAGCTATTTAAGTTCAATTTCGTGGATGGCGTCTTCTTCGCGAGCAACTTTGTAACCGTTACAAAAGCGGATGGCGTTGAATGGGGTGATATCGAACCCTTATTGAAAGACTTCGTTAAGGGAGCGGTAGAGTCGGAACTTGCGGTAAAACCAGTGGAACACAGCGAAGATGTTGATTTTGAAGGCACGGAGACCGAAGTTAAAATCCAACAAGTGTTACACGACTACGTGCGCCCGGCTGTTGAGCAAGATGGCGGTGCCATCGCTTACAAAGCATTCGAAAATGGCGTGGTAACAGTAGAGTTACGCGGTTCATGTAGCGGTTGCCCATCGTCAACCATTACATTAAAGGCGGGTATCGAAGGCTTACTGAAACGTATGGTGCCCGAAGTAGAAGAAGTTGTCGCAGAAGCGATGTAA
- the purB gene encoding adenylosuccinate lyase has translation MSLSPLTAVTPVDGRYHNTSSELAAYFSEFALIKYRVLVEVEYFIALTGSGIPQLAHFDGSLNERLRQLYQNFSVEDAQWIKDQEKITNHDVKAVEYFLKHAFEKLGLHDSLEFIHFGLTSQDINNTAIPYSWKDAFTNVYLPNIEELLTELKDLSEQWSDVSMLARTHGQPASPTRLGKEIKVFIERLEKQLAGLKQVPYSAKFGGATGNFNAHHVAYPATDWVAFGNTFVNDTLGLSRSQTTTQIEHYDNFAASCDGFKRINNILIDLCRDMWTYISMEYFKQKITAGQIGSSAMPHKVNPIDFENAEGNFGLANALFEHLAAKLPISRLQRDLTDSTVLRNIGVPFAHTLIALKSTLRGLRKLILNEAALQADLENNWAVVAEAIQTILRREGYPKPYEALKDLTRTNTHVTQETIATFVDGLNVSEAIKTEIKAISPSNYTGVSL, from the coding sequence ATGAGTTTATCTCCGCTGACTGCCGTCACCCCTGTAGACGGTCGTTACCATAATACCAGCAGCGAACTTGCTGCATATTTTTCTGAATTTGCCCTTATCAAATATCGCGTATTGGTCGAAGTGGAATACTTTATTGCACTTACCGGATCTGGCATACCGCAATTGGCACATTTTGATGGCTCGCTCAACGAGCGCTTGCGCCAGCTTTACCAAAATTTCTCCGTCGAAGATGCCCAATGGATCAAAGACCAAGAGAAAATTACTAACCATGATGTCAAGGCTGTAGAATATTTTTTGAAACATGCTTTCGAAAAATTAGGCTTGCATGATTCGCTGGAGTTTATCCATTTTGGTTTAACCTCGCAAGATATCAACAACACGGCGATCCCCTACTCATGGAAAGACGCATTTACAAATGTTTACCTGCCCAATATCGAAGAACTTTTGACAGAACTGAAGGATCTTTCCGAACAATGGTCAGACGTTTCTATGCTGGCCCGTACACACGGACAACCGGCATCGCCAACACGCTTAGGTAAAGAAATTAAAGTATTTATCGAACGTTTAGAAAAGCAATTAGCAGGTTTGAAACAAGTGCCTTATTCCGCTAAATTTGGTGGTGCTACCGGCAACTTCAATGCGCATCATGTGGCTTATCCGGCAACAGACTGGGTAGCGTTTGGAAATACCTTTGTCAATGACACTTTAGGTTTATCACGTTCACAAACCACCACGCAGATCGAACATTACGATAATTTTGCGGCAAGCTGCGATGGCTTTAAGCGCATCAACAACATCTTGATCGACCTTTGTCGCGATATGTGGACGTATATTTCCATGGAATACTTCAAGCAAAAGATTACGGCAGGGCAAATCGGCTCATCGGCTATGCCGCATAAGGTAAATCCGATCGATTTTGAGAATGCAGAAGGTAACTTTGGCCTGGCAAACGCGCTGTTTGAACATCTGGCAGCGAAATTACCGATCTCGCGTTTACAACGCGACCTAACAGATTCGACCGTGTTACGTAATATCGGTGTGCCTTTTGCCCACACACTCATCGCATTAAAATCGACACTTCGCGGACTGCGTAAATTGATCTTGAACGAAGCAGCTTTGCAGGCAGATTTGGAAAATAACTGGGCGGTAGTTGCCGAAGCCATCCAAACCATCTTGCGTCGCGAAGGTTATCCAAAACCATACGAAGCGCTCAAAGATTTGACCCGTACCAACACACATGTCACGCAGGAAACTATTGCGACTTTCGTAGACGGATTAAACGTTTCTGAAGCGATAAAAACAGAGATAAAAGCTATTTCGCCAAGCAATTACACCGGCGTATCCCTGTAA
- a CDS encoding acyl-CoA dehydrogenase family protein, producing MLKKLKNIIQLMRSVDLEQIEKIAQKVDLPAVMKAVSKMDDSQLKGLTKMLTSSGKKREAPPINADFYAVEHKLSPEDRALQLRVREFLETEIKPIVNKYWLHDDFPFEIIPKLASLNVCGYVYEGYGCAGGSSLMDGIIAAEFGRIDPSIATFLGVQSGLAMGSIYMCGSEEQKQEWLPKMQRLETIGAFGLTEPEVGSGTAGGLTTTCRQTEDGWVLNGQKKWIGNSTFSDITVIWARDLGDGQVKGFIVRKENPGFEVEKIKGKMALRIVQNGLITMTDCLIPESDRLPLANSFKDTAKVLQMTRAGVAWMAVGCARGAYENALAYTLERKQFGKPIASFQLIQNHLVEMLSNLTAMQTLVFRLSELQDEGKLRDEHASLAKVFCTLRTRDIVSRAREVMGGNGILLEYNVARFLADAEAIYSYEGTKEINSLIVGRSITGFSAFV from the coding sequence ATGTTAAAGAAACTTAAAAATATCATTCAGCTTATGCGTTCTGTTGATTTAGAGCAGATCGAAAAAATAGCCCAAAAGGTTGATCTTCCAGCTGTTATGAAAGCTGTTTCCAAAATGGACGACAGCCAGTTGAAAGGCTTGACCAAGATGTTAACCAGTTCGGGAAAAAAGCGGGAAGCACCACCCATCAATGCTGATTTTTATGCGGTGGAGCATAAGCTTTCTCCAGAAGATAGGGCATTGCAATTGCGTGTGCGTGAATTTTTGGAGACGGAAATCAAGCCTATTGTCAACAAATATTGGCTGCATGATGATTTTCCATTCGAGATCATTCCGAAACTGGCTTCGCTGAACGTATGCGGCTATGTATACGAAGGCTACGGTTGTGCGGGCGGTTCATCGTTAATGGATGGCATTATCGCGGCCGAATTTGGTCGTATAGATCCTTCTATAGCGACCTTCCTGGGCGTGCAAAGCGGATTGGCGATGGGATCGATCTATATGTGCGGATCTGAGGAGCAAAAGCAAGAATGGTTGCCAAAAATGCAACGTTTGGAAACAATAGGCGCGTTTGGCTTGACCGAGCCAGAAGTTGGATCGGGCACGGCCGGCGGACTTACCACCACTTGCCGGCAAACGGAAGATGGCTGGGTGTTAAACGGACAGAAGAAATGGATCGGAAATTCAACTTTCTCGGATATCACCGTGATATGGGCGCGCGATCTGGGCGATGGCCAGGTGAAAGGATTTATCGTACGCAAGGAAAATCCAGGTTTCGAAGTTGAAAAAATAAAAGGTAAGATGGCGCTTCGTATCGTGCAGAATGGCCTGATTACGATGACTGATTGCTTGATTCCGGAAAGCGATCGATTGCCGTTGGCGAATAGCTTTAAAGATACGGCAAAAGTGTTGCAGATGACTCGCGCAGGGGTGGCCTGGATGGCAGTGGGCTGTGCACGTGGCGCCTATGAAAATGCACTGGCTTACACCTTAGAGCGTAAACAATTTGGAAAACCCATTGCATCTTTCCAGCTGATCCAAAATCATTTGGTCGAGATGCTTTCTAACTTGACCGCGATGCAAACGCTGGTCTTTCGCCTATCTGAGTTGCAGGATGAAGGCAAGCTGCGGGATGAGCATGCTTCGCTCGCGAAAGTATTCTGTACGTTGCGCACACGCGACATCGTGTCGCGGGCACGCGAGGTGATGGGCGGTAACGGTATTTTGCTGGAGTACAATGTTGCACGATTCCTGGCCGATGCAGAAGCTATCTATTCTTACGAAGGAACTAAGGAAATTAATTCTTTAATTGTTGGAAGAAGTATAACCGGCTTTAGCGCGTTTGTATAA
- a CDS encoding M48 family metallopeptidase, producing the protein MKTKHILLSASVLLLSTTAFGQIKINTKSVGAAAKAVKAVTLSNDDVIAYTKEYVEWMDENNPVAPADDELAVRLKNLTANLQSYDGLNLNYKVYLVRDVNAFACADGSVRVCAGLMQTMSDNEVLGVIGHEIGHVKNADSRDAFKSALMTSALKDGVSSQGGTAAALSDSQLGDLGEQVANMSFSRKQERAADDYGYTFLKDNKVNPWYMSMAFERLVELSGGASEGGVAKKLFSSHPDTQKRVDEMAQKATKDGFEKPQQ; encoded by the coding sequence ATGAAGACCAAACACATTTTATTAAGCGCATCTGTATTGCTCTTGAGCACGACGGCTTTTGGGCAGATCAAGATCAATACAAAATCTGTTGGCGCAGCGGCCAAAGCGGTGAAAGCCGTTACTTTATCTAACGACGATGTGATCGCTTACACGAAAGAGTACGTAGAATGGATGGACGAAAATAATCCGGTAGCGCCCGCGGATGATGAGCTGGCTGTGCGACTGAAGAACTTGACTGCCAACCTGCAATCGTATGACGGGTTAAACTTGAATTATAAAGTCTACTTGGTACGTGATGTAAACGCGTTTGCTTGTGCTGATGGCAGTGTGCGCGTGTGTGCCGGATTGATGCAGACGATGAGCGATAATGAAGTGCTTGGGGTTATCGGTCATGAAATTGGTCATGTCAAAAATGCCGATTCACGTGATGCTTTTAAATCGGCTTTGATGACATCGGCTCTGAAAGATGGTGTTTCCTCGCAAGGTGGAACGGCAGCTGCATTGTCCGACTCGCAATTGGGCGATTTGGGCGAGCAAGTTGCTAATATGAGTTTCTCCCGGAAGCAGGAGCGTGCGGCTGATGATTACGGCTATACGTTTTTAAAAGATAATAAGGTTAATCCTTGGTATATGTCGATGGCCTTTGAACGCCTGGTCGAACTGTCGGGTGGAGCATCAGAAGGAGGCGTCGCAAAGAAACTGTTCTCGTCGCATCCGGATACACAAAAGCGCGTGGATGAAATGGCACAAAAGGCAACCAAAGATGGCTTCGAGAAGCCCCAACAATAG
- the yidC gene encoding membrane protein insertase YidC translates to MDRSTLIGLVLIFGIIAGSFYLMKPSEQELKQEQQLQDSLKRVKEGLAPVADSLKANVPNQVDSAALMSKPFGAARLGQEQVITLENEKIIAKVSSKGGQVKSVQLKNETNFDGQPLMILNENYNKFGFVFKANGENVNTSELNFAAQGSNVSVTGESAESVSFRLNYSDTQYLEYTYSIKGDDYTLGLDVKAVGIQNLMDVKTRSIALNWESTLLQKELNGKSEREKSTVFFKETAGGVDHLSESSDDSEKIAEKVSWIAFKQHFFSAVLSSNQPLNNAELAVSSDSDPHIVKHYKATADLEFSAQKDNQYSFNYFFGPNKYKVLKAQGDDFQQIINMGWGPMGWINKFITVPIFDFLDGFALSYGIIILILTIVLKGVLFPLTYKSYKSMAKMRVLKPQLDEIKEKVGEDNPMLLQQEQMKLYKQAGVNPLGGCLPLVLQMPFTLAFFFFFPNLFELRGESFLWIHDLSTYDAPISFAPLPLIGINHISLMCVLMTLTTLLTTWYNNATSGAANNQMKYLGYIMPLIFFFVLNNFPAGLNYYYFLAAVFTFLTQVIIRQFVDDEKILAKIESNKKNPKVQKKSSFQQKMEDMMRQQQAAQQKKK, encoded by the coding sequence ATGGATAGAAGTACCCTAATTGGATTAGTGCTTATTTTTGGAATTATCGCAGGCTCATTTTATCTGATGAAGCCTTCCGAACAGGAGTTAAAGCAAGAACAACAACTCCAGGATTCATTAAAGCGCGTAAAAGAGGGATTAGCGCCTGTAGCAGATTCGCTAAAGGCTAACGTACCAAACCAAGTAGATTCGGCAGCGTTAATGAGCAAACCTTTCGGTGCCGCAAGATTGGGCCAGGAGCAAGTCATCACGTTGGAAAATGAAAAGATCATTGCCAAAGTAAGCAGCAAAGGCGGTCAGGTAAAGTCGGTTCAATTAAAAAATGAGACCAACTTTGACGGACAACCGTTGATGATTCTGAACGAAAACTACAATAAATTTGGGTTCGTATTCAAAGCAAATGGCGAAAATGTCAATACCAGCGAGTTAAACTTTGCTGCACAAGGCAGCAATGTATCGGTCACTGGTGAAAGCGCTGAGTCGGTCAGTTTTCGCTTGAACTACAGCGATACGCAATACCTCGAATATACGTATTCCATCAAAGGTGATGATTACACGTTAGGACTTGACGTAAAAGCCGTGGGCATACAAAACCTCATGGATGTTAAAACACGCAGCATTGCGTTGAATTGGGAAAGCACTTTGTTGCAAAAAGAACTCAACGGCAAATCGGAACGTGAAAAATCAACCGTATTTTTCAAAGAAACCGCGGGCGGTGTTGACCACCTTTCTGAGTCGAGCGACGATAGCGAGAAGATCGCGGAGAAAGTAAGCTGGATAGCCTTTAAACAACATTTCTTTTCGGCTGTTTTAAGCTCCAACCAACCCTTGAACAATGCCGAGCTGGCCGTAAGTTCAGATAGCGATCCGCATATTGTGAAGCATTACAAAGCGACAGCAGATCTTGAGTTTTCCGCACAGAAAGACAATCAATACTCGTTCAACTATTTCTTCGGACCAAATAAGTACAAAGTCTTGAAAGCACAGGGAGATGATTTTCAACAAATCATCAACATGGGATGGGGACCAATGGGCTGGATCAATAAGTTTATCACCGTGCCTATCTTCGATTTCTTAGACGGCTTTGCGCTAAGCTACGGTATCATCATCTTGATCTTGACGATCGTATTAAAAGGTGTGCTATTCCCGTTGACCTATAAATCATACAAGTCTATGGCCAAAATGCGTGTGTTAAAACCGCAGCTTGACGAGATTAAAGAAAAAGTAGGTGAAGATAATCCGATGCTTTTGCAACAGGAACAAATGAAGTTGTACAAACAAGCGGGCGTTAATCCGCTGGGCGGATGTTTGCCATTGGTCTTGCAAATGCCTTTTACGCTAGCATTTTTCTTCTTTTTCCCTAACTTATTTGAGTTACGCGGAGAAAGCTTCCTTTGGATCCACGATTTATCGACCTATGATGCGCCGATATCCTTTGCTCCACTGCCCCTAATCGGGATCAACCACATCTCGTTGATGTGTGTGTTGATGACCTTGACCACCCTGTTAACAACCTGGTACAATAATGCGACTTCCGGAGCAGCAAACAACCAGATGAAATATTTGGGATACATCATGCCGTTGATCTTTTTCTTCGTGTTGAACAACTTCCCTGCTGGTCTTAATTACTATTACTTCCTGGCAGCGGTTTTCACCTTCTTAACACAAGTGATCATCCGTCAATTTGTAGACGATGAGAAAATCTTGGCCAAGATTGAATCCAACAAAAAGAATCCGAAAGTGCAAAAGAAATCGTCATTCCAACAAAAAATGGAAGACATGATGCGCCAACAACAGGCCGCACAACAAAAGAAGAAATAA